A single window of Pyrus communis chromosome 10, drPyrComm1.1, whole genome shotgun sequence DNA harbors:
- the LOC137748531 gene encoding cyclin-dependent kinase inhibitor 7-like produces the protein MELARAATSANEARKRKAGSADGELVELPSSSYDLDQHKKPRRRVVVMRSAPKSEAESVRTSNDDFSTSDHAESSCCSSNGSSVLVEDRKIEFVDLEADESDQVESSTYNSSRDERREMTVPTSEVRAEAESTAEPKEAESQRRSPPVVNVLELEEFFAATEKEGQQKFIEKYNYDVVKDEPLEGRYEWIRLKP, from the exons ATGGAACTGGCTCGAGCTGCCACGTCAGCGAATGAGGCGAGGAAGAGGAAGGCCGGCAGCGCGGACGGAGAATTGGTCGAATTGCCGTCGTCGTCGTATGACTTGGATCAGCACAAGAAGCCGAGACGACGCGTCGTCGTTATGAGGAGCGCGCCGAAATCCGAGGCGGAGAGCGTCCGGACGTCGAACGACGATTTTTCGACGTCGGATCACGCGGAGAGCTCCTGCTGCTCGAGTAACGGCTCGAGCGTGCTTGTGGAAGATAGAAAAATCGAGTTCGTAGATCTGGAG GCCGATGAGAGTGACCAGGTCGAATCGTCGACGTATAATTCCAGCAGAGATGAAAG GAGAGAGATGACGGTGCCGACGAGCGAAGTTCGAGCGGAAGCAGAATCGACGGCGGAACCAAAGGAGGCGGAGTCTCAACGACGATCACCACCGGTAGTGAACGTGTTGGAGCTCGAAGAATTCTTCGCGGCCACGGAGAAGGAAGGCCAACAAAAATTTATTGAGAA GTATAATTATGATGTCGTGAAGGACGAGCCGCTCGAAGGACGATACGAGTGGATTCGATTGAAGCCATGA